The Geomonas agri genome contains the following window.
GGTACCTCTTCAGCAACGACAAAAAGGTGAGCCACTCCTCGTGATCCGAAGCCGGATCGATCGGCAGGGCATAGCGTCCCGCAGTATCGATCACGATCCCCTGATCGTAGAAGTGCCAGGAGCAGTTGGCCGTTGCCTCTCCTTCCGCCCCCTTGGAAAACGGCGACAACAACCTGGCCCCTCGCACCGCACTGGTCTTGCCCGAGCCGCTGGCGCCGACGACCAGGTACCAGGGCAGCACGTGCAACGGATCCCCTTCCTGCTTGAGGTGGGATGCCTTTAGGGCGCGCACCGCCGATCGAAAGTTCTGCTGCAGATCGAAAATCCGTTCCCGCCGCGCCGGTTCCACCGGCGATGGATCCAACCGGGCCGATTCCTCGTGCGCCGGGTGTGCCGACGGGTCTGCCGCGGCGGGTTCCGGCCGCTGTTTCTGCCGCGCGCGCAGAACGAGCTTTTTGAGCCCTTCCAGAGCCCCCCACAGCAAGAGCACGATTAAGGGCAGGAAGATGCCGATGCGCCACGGCCAGGAAAGGAGCGGGATCATCACCAGGGAGATCAGCATGATGGGAAGCAGCGCCGCGCCAAAGAGCACGTATTTACAATAGATGAGCCACTTCACGATGCACCTCCTCCGCTAGAGGTTCGGAAGCACCAGACCGTTCAGCACATACCGGTACACGAGGTACATGATGGCGAAGAGGATGACCGGCGCCGCCAGCAGGCCCGCCGACAGTGGAGTGATGGCGAAGTCGGTCTGCAGCCTGCGCACTGCGGTGACCGGCAGGTCAGGGAGAGCCCCAGGGCAAAGGGTAAGAGTATCCAGCGCGGGCACAGCGTCCGCTGTCCCCAGAAACCGCTTCAGTTGCGCGCACCTCAACTGCTCCAACAAATACTCCCCCTGCTCCCCGATGTAGCGGCCTCTGAAGCCAAGAGCGAGGCAAGTGCAATAGACTTCCAGCACCTCCTGCTGCTCCCCCAGGGCCTCCAAGCGTTGGAAAGCTTCCACGCCGGCATCGGTGGTCTTGTAAAAAACGCGCTGCAACTGCTCATGCTGCCAGAGTTGCCGGTCGGGCCACTGCGAGGCGAGCAGAGTCTCGTCAACCCAGGCGCAGACGATGAACCGGGCCTGGCCGAAGTGGTCGAGGTCGCACCCGGTACCCTGCGCCAGCGTTTCGGATTGTGTCAGGAGTTCCCTAATCTCCCCCTTCACCTGGGCATAGTCGGCTTTGCACTGTGGCAGTCCATTCCGGAACTCCACGACATGGGCCAGCAATGGCATAAAGCAGTCGATCAGTCTCATGGTCAGCCTCTGGTGACGATCATCAGCTCAACCTCCAGGACATCAGGCGCCTGATCCCAGAAAAGAGCTATGTTGTGCCACTTCTCGATTAGGTCCCACTGTTCGGAACGGCTGTCGATGGCGAAGTACAGGGACGAAGCCCGGCGTGGCAGCTCCGGAGGCGGGTTGGACATGGGCTCCAGGGGGACACCCGGCAAGGCCTGCGCGATCAGGAGAGGGAGTCTCTCACGCGCACCAAGCTTGGCGAGGCCGGTGAGGTAGGCCAGTACTGCAGCGGGGTCAGTTTCGGTAGTTACCGCAAGGTAGAAACGGTTCTTTCCTTGGAAGTGGGCGGGGGTGAGGTCCGCGGAATAGTAAGTGCCGTCAAAGCAGAGCCTGAGGGCATACTCGGGCCCGGTGCAAACCTGGTCCAGGAGCTTCAGGATCAGGTCATGCGCAGAGGCGAAGCAGCCGCCGATGTCTAGGTGGTTGTAGCCAGGGAGAAATGCGGCCCCACCGCCCTCCCCGTCCCCCAAGCAGGCGACGGACTCGTCAAAGCATGACAGTTCGGCCACGAGCTGTGCGAGGACGCCGTACACCTGCCAGGGGTGAACTTGGGCCAGGATAAGGTGATCAAGCTGGGCGAGGTAGCGGTTTACCGTCCTGAGGGCAAGGAGGTAAACCAAATCCTTCGAGCCGAATTCCGCCCTCTGGACGCCGCGCTGCTTCTTACAGCTTTCCATCTGGCGGCAACGCACCGCGACCAGGTCCCGTATCCCCAGCACCAACTCATTCAGCAGTGGCACGGCGGCGATGGTGAGACAGGGGGCGATGAAATCGGGGGCGATCTCCAGTTCGGCCCCGCGCCTCTCCAGCCGTGCCACGGGGAGCAGCAGGTAGTCGCCCAGCAGGTCTAGTTCGCTGTCCCAGAAGAGCTTTAAAGCATGGTCCATGTGCCGTACTTCCGCAGCGGGACCGCCAGCGTGCAGGTCGGGGCTGGAAGCGCCCTCGGCGGCTACCAAGTATCGGGTAGTGAATCCACCAGGGGCAACGCCCTGCTGCAGGACCGCCGCGTTTTCCGCCCGGGCCTGCCATTTTTTCAGTCCCAGATACACCGTCAGTGAGGCGCCCTTCCCCGGCGCCTCTTCCGGGATCAGCCGCGACTCGACTAACGCGTTACCGGGGAGTTCGACGTAGGTCCCGTCGGGAAACAAAAAGGCGCCACTGGTAACCTCGATTGATGGCAACCCTTTGGAGCTAGTCCTGACCGTAGCGCGGGAGATCCCCCAGAAGTTGGGCGCCAAGTGGCTCTGGTACGGGATCAGCAGGGAGTGCATGCTGCGGTCGACAAGCTGGAAATGCTGCGGCTGCAGGAACATGCCCTGGTGCCAGAAAATGGGACGCTGGGCCGTGTTCATTCCACCCTCGCACTGGTTATTTCCTGGGCGCCGAGGTCAAGATGAAGTAACCCCTGCGGACCGTTGTCCACAGTGCCAGAAGGTAGAGCGACCACTTCCGTCACCTTCCGCTTACTTGAGCTGTAATAGCCAGTGGCAAGCCCCAGGTAGCGGGTGCCGGCCGCCTTGTCGCAGCTTTGGCTGAGGGTCTGGCCCGGCTGCACGACCAGGAGTTGCGCGTTTACCACTGACGGGTCGAAACGGCCGCACTCCAAGAGTTTCGGCACTCCATCCTTGTGCTGCGCTAACTGCCTAAAACCTTCCGGCTCCCTGAGTTGATACAGGCACAGCAGCAGCGCGTGGGAGTTCCTGTCGTAGCGATTGAGCTGGGGATCCGCCTGAACTTTGAGCCGGATCACCCCGCCCGGTGAGGTGGACGTGCCGTTTTGCGCCAGCCGCATGTTCATCGAGCAACCAGCCAGTAATGCGAGAACAGAAACAGCGACAAGTATCTTAAACATGGCCACCCCCCATCGCACTCGTGGGCATGCCCAGACGGCAGGCTTCGGATGTCGCGCCCGAGGACAACGGAGAGGTTAGCATAAATTTATTAAGTGCAAACACCGGGGCGGGATTTTAATTTCTGCCACCGCCGACGGGACTTATGGTATAAACGAGGCTGGTTTGCGGATCACACAAGGGCGAGCAAAGCGGAGTCAGCAGTGATGCCGGATTTCGTGGCAGACGACATAACGGGCGTAATCCTGGTGGGGGGCAAGAGCCGCCGCATGGGGCGGGACAAGGCGTTCCTGCAACTATTGGGGAGGCCTCTCTTCGAGCGGGTACTCGACCTGTTCAGGGAGAGCTTCCCCGAGGTCGTGCTGGTGGGTGACCGTGGGGAGCGTTTCGCTGGCTATGACGTTAAGGTCCTCCCCGACCTTATCCCCGGCAGCTCCCTGGGTGGGGTCTACACCGCGTTGGCCGGCACCGACAGCGAATGGATCTTTGTATCTTCCTGCGACCTACCCTTCCCCAGCAAGGCGATCCTGCAGCATCTTTGCGCGCTCAGGGAGGGATGTGACGCGGTGGTACCGAAGACCAAGCAGGGATACGAGCCGCTCTTCGCACTGTATTCGAAAAGATGCCTGGCACCGATCCGAAACCTGCTGGAACAAGGTGAGTGTTGCGCCTACGCTTGGTACCCGCAGGCCAAGGTCAAGGAGGTTGGTCCCGAGGAGATTGCGCTTCTCGACCCAGCCGGCACGGCATTCCTGAATCTCAACACACCGGAAGACGTTATCAATACAGGAGGAATTACATGACGGTAAAGGCAGTATCCTTTGTAGCGAAGTCGGGGACTGGCAAGACCACCCTGCTGGAGAAGGTGATTGTGCACCTGAAAGCACGCGGCTACAAGGTGGGGGTCATCAAGCACGACGCGCACCGTTTCGATATCGATCATCCCGGCAAGGACAGCTACCGACTCACCGCGGCAGGCGCCGACACCATGCTGATCTCCTCACCGGAGAAGCTCGCCATCGTCAAGAAGCACACCCAGTCCCCTCCCATCGAGGAACTGATCGAGACCTATTTCAGCGACATGGACATCGTGGTCACCGAGGGTTTCAAGAAGAGCGGCATGCCCAAGATCGAGGTTAACCGCCAGGAGAGAAGCACTACGCTCCTCTGCCGCGGCGAGACCGACGATCCCACCTTGGTCGCGGTGGCCAGCGACGCCGACCTCGACCTCGACGTGCCGGTACTTGACCTGAATGACCCGAGCGCCGTTGCGGATTTCATCGAGGAAACGTTCCTGCAGTAACAGACATTCCCATAGCTGAAATGGAAAAGGGAGACCCGCGCGGGTCTCCCTTTTTGTTGCCACTGGTGCCCCCCGGATGCGGATCCTCCGGCAAGCAGCCGCGGGGGCGGGGCGGTCACCGGAGGGTCTGCTATTCCTGCTCTTCCATCAGTTGCCAAGCGGCGTAGCCGGACTTGCGCTCGGTGAGCCTGCGCCCCGACAACTGGATGGTCTTTCTGACCGGATCGGTCTTGATCGCGATATAGGCGCGTACGATGGCAGCGACAGTGGCCTCCTGGAGGGTGATGGTTGTGCCGTCGGCAAGCTTCAGCGTGGTGCGTAGGTGCCGATGCTGCTCGGGGATCTCAGCCACGACCTGCACCACGTCCTCGGTTCTCAGTACAATTTCCCCTTCGCTGAGCTGCATGGCCACGCTCCTTTGCCGCCGGGCGCAATGCAAAAACCCCGGGAGCCTTTCAGGCTACCGGGGTTTTGTTAATTAATTGGAGCGGGAAACGGGGTTCGAACCCGCGACTTCAACCTTGGCAAGGTTGCACTCTACCACTGAGTTATTCCCGCTCAACAGAGATCCTGTTTATAGCAAAAGCGGCTTCCCCAGTCAACCTCTTTTTTTAATGACATGAAAAATTTCGGCTACCAATGTGCTAAATGTCGTATCATATCGCGGACCATCAGCTATACTGCTCACATGAGTTGAGATGGCAGGGCCATAAAAGGAGATGCACATGGAGAACAGAAAGGCGGAGCTGATCGAGACGCTGCTCCCTAAGGATACCAACTCGTACGGAAACATCTTCGGCGGCGTGATCATGAGCATCATGGACAAGACCGCCGGCGTGGTCTGCTGGCGCTATTCCCGCAAGCGCGTGGTCACCGCCTGTGCCCAGCGCATCACCTTCCACACCCCCATCA
Protein-coding sequences here:
- a CDS encoding DotU family type IV/VI secretion system protein, whose product is MRLIDCFMPLLAHVVEFRNGLPQCKADYAQVKGEIRELLTQSETLAQGTGCDLDHFGQARFIVCAWVDETLLASQWPDRQLWQHEQLQRVFYKTTDAGVEAFQRLEALGEQQEVLEVYCTCLALGFRGRYIGEQGEYLLEQLRCAQLKRFLGTADAVPALDTLTLCPGALPDLPVTAVRRLQTDFAITPLSAGLLAAPVILFAIMYLVYRYVLNGLVLPNL
- the tssK gene encoding type VI secretion system baseplate subunit TssK → MNTAQRPIFWHQGMFLQPQHFQLVDRSMHSLLIPYQSHLAPNFWGISRATVRTSSKGLPSIEVTSGAFLFPDGTYVELPGNALVESRLIPEEAPGKGASLTVYLGLKKWQARAENAAVLQQGVAPGGFTTRYLVAAEGASSPDLHAGGPAAEVRHMDHALKLFWDSELDLLGDYLLLPVARLERRGAELEIAPDFIAPCLTIAAVPLLNELVLGIRDLVAVRCRQMESCKKQRGVQRAEFGSKDLVYLLALRTVNRYLAQLDHLILAQVHPWQVYGVLAQLVAELSCFDESVACLGDGEGGGAAFLPGYNHLDIGGCFASAHDLILKLLDQVCTGPEYALRLCFDGTYYSADLTPAHFQGKNRFYLAVTTETDPAAVLAYLTGLAKLGARERLPLLIAQALPGVPLEPMSNPPPELPRRASSLYFAIDSRSEQWDLIEKWHNIALFWDQAPDVLEVELMIVTRG
- the tssJ gene encoding type VI secretion system lipoprotein TssJ gives rise to the protein MFKILVAVSVLALLAGCSMNMRLAQNGTSTSPGGVIRLKVQADPQLNRYDRNSHALLLCLYQLREPEGFRQLAQHKDGVPKLLECGRFDPSVVNAQLLVVQPGQTLSQSCDKAAGTRYLGLATGYYSSSKRKVTEVVALPSGTVDNGPQGLLHLDLGAQEITSARVE
- the mobA gene encoding molybdenum cofactor guanylyltransferase, whose protein sequence is MPDFVADDITGVILVGGKSRRMGRDKAFLQLLGRPLFERVLDLFRESFPEVVLVGDRGERFAGYDVKVLPDLIPGSSLGGVYTALAGTDSEWIFVSSCDLPFPSKAILQHLCALREGCDAVVPKTKQGYEPLFALYSKRCLAPIRNLLEQGECCAYAWYPQAKVKEVGPEEIALLDPAGTAFLNLNTPEDVINTGGIT
- the mobB gene encoding molybdopterin-guanine dinucleotide biosynthesis protein B, whose product is MTVKAVSFVAKSGTGKTTLLEKVIVHLKARGYKVGVIKHDAHRFDIDHPGKDSYRLTAAGADTMLISSPEKLAIVKKHTQSPPIEELIETYFSDMDIVVTEGFKKSGMPKIEVNRQERSTTLLCRGETDDPTLVAVASDADLDLDVPVLDLNDPSAVADFIEETFLQ